In Mycobacterium sp. JS623, one genomic interval encodes:
- the glnT gene encoding type III glutamate--ammonia ligase, which produces MTTTLNGQNATATTARDVADALAAKGVKYAAISFVDMHGKPKSKMVPLGHLTQAALGSEMFTGAALDGVPQDVNDDEVAPHPDLEHPIIMPFNREIAWFPGDLWIGESPFDACSRQILKRVTADAATLGYTFNLGIETEFFLLTDTDKPGPASPDDNLDKPCYDLRTMLHNYPVVDEIVSAMNELGWDVYSFDHEDGNGQFETDFTYTDVVSMADRLVFFRMMVGEIAYKHGLFASWMPKPFADRTGSGAHYNMSLADPSGANLFAAEDDPRSCGLSQLGYQFIAGVLRHADAICAVIAPTVNSYKRLVKQGSMSGLTWAPVFACYGDNNRTNMLRIPRGGGRVECRAADSANNPYLGGALMLAAGLEGIREGLDPGEPNRDNLYRLTEPDLVARGIGWLPRSLGEAIDALEVDPLVRRVFGDAMFESFVAEKRAEWDSYNAHVSAWETERYLRFW; this is translated from the coding sequence ATGACGACAACCCTCAACGGCCAGAACGCCACAGCCACAACCGCCCGCGACGTCGCCGACGCGCTAGCTGCCAAGGGCGTCAAGTACGCCGCGATCAGCTTCGTCGACATGCACGGCAAGCCCAAGAGCAAGATGGTGCCGCTCGGCCATCTGACCCAGGCGGCGCTGGGCTCTGAGATGTTCACCGGCGCCGCATTGGACGGCGTGCCGCAGGACGTCAACGACGACGAGGTCGCTCCGCATCCTGACCTCGAGCACCCGATCATCATGCCGTTCAATCGCGAGATCGCCTGGTTCCCAGGTGATCTGTGGATCGGCGAAAGCCCGTTCGACGCGTGCAGCAGGCAGATCCTCAAACGTGTGACCGCCGACGCGGCGACACTCGGATACACCTTCAACCTCGGCATCGAGACCGAGTTCTTTTTGCTCACCGACACTGACAAGCCAGGGCCCGCCAGCCCCGACGACAATCTCGACAAGCCCTGCTACGACCTGCGAACAATGCTGCACAATTACCCGGTGGTCGACGAGATCGTGTCCGCGATGAACGAACTCGGCTGGGACGTCTACTCGTTCGACCATGAGGACGGCAATGGTCAGTTCGAGACGGACTTCACCTACACCGATGTGGTGTCGATGGCCGACCGGTTGGTGTTCTTCCGGATGATGGTCGGTGAGATCGCCTACAAGCACGGCCTGTTCGCCTCATGGATGCCCAAGCCGTTCGCCGACCGCACCGGAAGCGGTGCGCACTACAACATGTCGCTAGCAGATCCATCGGGCGCCAACCTCTTTGCCGCCGAAGATGATCCGCGCAGCTGCGGTCTCTCGCAGCTCGGCTACCAGTTCATCGCAGGGGTGCTGCGCCACGCCGATGCTATCTGCGCGGTCATCGCACCGACGGTCAACAGCTACAAGCGGCTGGTCAAACAGGGCAGCATGTCCGGCCTGACGTGGGCGCCGGTTTTCGCGTGCTACGGCGACAACAACCGCACGAACATGCTGCGCATCCCGAGGGGCGGCGGCCGTGTCGAGTGCCGTGCGGCCGACAGCGCAAACAATCCCTACCTGGGCGGTGCGCTCATGCTGGCCGCCGGCCTGGAGGGAATCCGGGAGGGACTCGACCCCGGGGAGCCGAACCGGGACAATCTCTACCGGCTCACCGAACCCGACCTCGTCGCGCGCGGAATCGGTTGGCTGCCAAGGTCACTCGGCGAGGCCATCGATGCGCTCGAGGTCGATCC
- a CDS encoding aromatic ring-hydroxylating oxygenase subunit alpha, with translation MTFDYSRLTATCAVESPEKAVTLPPEAYGSDELYAAEVDRIFKRGWLPLCRVEQVATPGSYYSIDILGTPLVVTRDRHSEIRVLSRNCTHRWMEVCSGAGEANVLQCPYHLWSFGLDGHLAGAPEMKKSPAFDRNDYPLKKFRHEIWKGFVMVNFDGQAESLASQYAALDPIVDAYDLENYQTVEQTDWGVCDWDWKIMVDNFMECYHHMGPHRGSLEDRFPANMSFTGEVGDYFTTMWSQQRPEYPADPPFLSPGADTLTAEHKDRSLIFIAYPLLQIAMGPAYMYWLKTLPLGAGKIELQLDICMSPASLAAPNVEERRSELVKLICDIHREDLDVCAAVQRAVRSGVTSKGRLSHLERPLWEFYRYLGRELGLINPTTLASAG, from the coding sequence ATGACGTTCGACTACTCCCGCCTTACCGCTACGTGCGCCGTCGAGTCACCCGAGAAGGCGGTGACTCTGCCCCCCGAGGCCTACGGCAGTGACGAGCTGTACGCCGCCGAGGTTGACCGAATCTTCAAGCGGGGCTGGCTCCCGCTGTGCCGTGTCGAGCAGGTGGCCACACCCGGCAGCTACTACAGCATCGACATCCTCGGCACCCCGCTTGTCGTGACCCGTGACCGTCACTCCGAGATTCGGGTGCTGTCACGCAACTGCACACACCGCTGGATGGAAGTGTGCAGCGGAGCGGGGGAGGCCAACGTGCTGCAGTGTCCGTACCACCTGTGGTCCTTCGGCCTGGACGGACATCTCGCCGGTGCACCGGAGATGAAGAAGTCACCCGCATTCGATCGAAATGACTACCCCCTCAAGAAGTTTCGCCACGAAATCTGGAAGGGCTTCGTGATGGTGAATTTCGACGGGCAGGCGGAGTCGTTGGCGAGTCAGTACGCGGCGCTCGACCCGATCGTCGACGCCTACGACCTGGAGAACTACCAGACCGTCGAGCAGACCGACTGGGGCGTGTGCGACTGGGACTGGAAGATCATGGTGGACAACTTCATGGAGTGCTACCACCACATGGGTCCGCACCGCGGGTCGCTGGAGGACCGGTTCCCCGCCAACATGAGCTTCACCGGTGAGGTCGGCGACTACTTCACCACGATGTGGTCGCAGCAGCGGCCCGAATATCCTGCCGATCCGCCGTTCCTGTCGCCCGGCGCCGACACGCTGACCGCGGAGCACAAAGACAGGTCGCTGATCTTCATCGCGTATCCACTGCTACAGATCGCGATGGGCCCGGCATATATGTACTGGCTCAAGACACTTCCGCTCGGCGCGGGCAAGATCGAGCTCCAGCTCGACATCTGCATGTCGCCTGCCTCGCTGGCCGCGCCCAATGTCGAGGAACGCCGCAGCGAGCTGGTCAAGCTGATCTGCGACATCCATCGCGAGGATCTTGACGTCTGCGCCGCAGTCCAGCGCGCAGTCCGGTCCGGCGTGACGAGCAAGGGGCGGCTGTCGCACCTGGAGCGACCGCTGTGGGAGTTCTACCGCTACCTCGGGCGCGAGCTCGGACTCATCAACCCCACCACTCTCGCATCGGCAGGATGA
- a CDS encoding ribonuclease Z, whose protein sequence is MIEVTLLGTGSPIPDARRAGPSTLVRAGGQTFLVDCGRGVQQRLTAAGTGANALTALLLTHLHSDHIADLGDVLITRWVSTFDPNPVPLPIIGPPGTAEVVDATFKAFGFDIGYRIAHHADLTSPPAIEVHEYTDGPVWDRDGVTIRVAPTDHRPVAPTIGFRIEHGDASVVLAGDTVPCDTLDALAAGAGGLVHTVIRKDLIDKMPMQRIRDICDYHSSVEQAAATAARAGVGILILTHYVPGIEPGQEEDWRALAATEFDRQIELGDDLHRVEVHPGVCAKPAS, encoded by the coding sequence ATGATCGAGGTGACGCTGCTCGGCACTGGTAGTCCGATTCCCGACGCCCGCCGAGCGGGACCGTCCACCCTCGTACGGGCCGGCGGGCAGACGTTCCTCGTCGACTGCGGCCGCGGTGTGCAGCAGCGATTGACCGCCGCGGGCACGGGCGCGAACGCGTTGACCGCACTGCTATTGACGCACCTGCACAGCGATCACATCGCCGATCTCGGCGACGTGCTCATCACGAGGTGGGTGAGCACATTCGACCCCAATCCGGTGCCGTTGCCGATCATCGGGCCGCCGGGCACCGCAGAGGTGGTCGATGCGACGTTCAAGGCGTTCGGCTTCGACATCGGGTACCGGATCGCGCATCATGCCGATCTGACCTCGCCGCCGGCGATAGAGGTGCACGAGTACACCGACGGTCCCGTGTGGGACCGCGACGGGGTGACGATCCGGGTCGCGCCGACCGATCACCGCCCGGTGGCGCCGACGATCGGATTCCGCATCGAACACGGTGACGCGTCGGTGGTGCTGGCCGGTGACACCGTGCCGTGTGACACTCTCGACGCGCTCGCCGCAGGCGCTGGTGGGTTGGTGCACACCGTGATTCGCAAGGATCTGATCGACAAGATGCCGATGCAGCGCATCCGCGACATCTGCGACTACCACTCGTCGGTCGAGCAGGCCGCGGCCACCGCGGCACGCGCCGGTGTCGGAATTCTGATCCTCACCCACTACGTGCCAGGAATCGAACCCGGCCAGGAGGAAGACTGGCGAGCGCTGGCCGCCACCGAGTTCGATCGTCAGATCGAGCTGGGCGACGACCTGCATCGCGTGGAGGTTCACCCCGGCGTGTGCGCCAAACCGGCCAGCTGA
- a CDS encoding TIGR03560 family F420-dependent LLM class oxidoreductase: MKLSVSVTNYSWPDSIGDRLATLARALDDTAVDTLWVPDHLLQADPASQLDEPMLEAYTSLGYLAAVTSRIRLGTMVTAATFRAPALLIKAVTTLDVLSKGRAWLGLGAGYNVDEARAMGLFMPETAERFARMTELLRLARQMWHGDETPFRGEYLELTRPVGSPRPVTRPPVLIGGTGERRTLRLVAEYGDACNLFDVPDGGQAIRRQLAVLDRHRADVGRSPDEIERTVTTALRDGESSGDLVERCHALGELGVQHVVVIARGRPLSEADLNCVAGAADQLAGLAHTPG, from the coding sequence ATGAAACTCAGTGTCAGCGTGACGAATTACTCATGGCCCGACTCGATCGGGGACCGACTCGCGACACTCGCCCGCGCCCTCGACGACACAGCCGTCGACACGCTCTGGGTGCCCGACCATCTGCTGCAGGCAGATCCCGCCAGCCAGCTCGACGAGCCGATGCTGGAGGCCTACACGTCGCTGGGGTATCTGGCCGCAGTCACGTCGCGTATCCGCCTCGGCACCATGGTCACCGCCGCCACGTTCCGCGCACCCGCCTTGCTGATCAAGGCCGTCACGACACTGGACGTGCTGTCGAAGGGCCGGGCGTGGCTGGGGCTCGGTGCCGGCTACAACGTCGACGAGGCCCGCGCGATGGGCCTGTTCATGCCCGAAACTGCCGAGCGGTTCGCCAGGATGACCGAATTGCTACGGCTGGCACGCCAGATGTGGCACGGCGACGAAACCCCGTTCCGCGGTGAGTATTTGGAGTTGACCCGGCCGGTCGGCAGCCCGAGACCTGTCACGCGGCCGCCGGTGCTGATCGGCGGCACCGGCGAGCGGCGCACCCTGCGGCTCGTCGCCGAGTATGGCGACGCGTGCAATCTGTTCGATGTACCAGATGGCGGTCAAGCGATCCGCAGGCAACTTGCCGTGCTGGACCGTCATCGCGCTGACGTCGGCAGGTCACCCGACGAGATCGAGCGCACCGTCACCACGGCCCTGCGCGACGGCGAAAGTTCCGGGGACCTGGTCGAAAGATGCCACGCGCTGGGCGAACTCGGCGTGCAACACGTCGTGGTGATCGCCCGCGGGCGGCCGCTGTCCGAAGCCGACCTCAATTGCGTTGCCGGCGCAGCAGATCAGCTGGCCGGTTTGGCGCACACGCCGGGGTGA